TTAACGCTAGTGATAAATATGATGATGTTCCTCCAGAAAGCTTTCCAGCCAAGCTAACAAGATTATTACATGAAAGATATAAATCTAGTAATTGTGCAGATGGATTTATTATTCTCCCCTTAGAATTAATAGAAAACAATGGCTCTATTTTAAAAGATATAGTTTTAAAATATATAGATTTGTGGGCTTTAGAGACTGACTTTAAGGATTGGGTAACAACTTCAAATCTATTTATTAACACGCTAGTTGATAGAATAGTTCCAGGTTATCCTTCAAAGAGGGCAGAAGAGATATTCAAAGAGATTGGATATAGGGATAATTTTTTAACACTAGCAGAAACCTATCATCTATTTGCTATTGAAGAAACTGATACCATAAAAGAAGTTTTGCCTTTTCATAAGGCTGACATTAATGTGGTATTCAGCAGTGATATATCAAAATATAGGCAATTAAAACTTAGGATTTTAAATGGAGCGCATACAAGTTTGGCTACAATTGCTCTATTAAGAGAAGTGCAATATGTAAAAGATATATTTGTAGATGAAAAGTTAAATGACTGTTTAAATAGAATAATCTTTAATGAAATTATTCCAACTCTGCCATATGATAGAGAATTGGTTTTAAATTTTGCAAATAATGTAATAGAGCGATTTAAAAATCCTTATATAGAACATAAATGGAGTGATATATTTGTAAATTCTATAACAAAATTTCAGATACGCCTATTTCCCACAATTAACAAATATTATGAGATCTATAAGAATTTCCCACCTTTAATAACCTTTTCTTATGCCCTTTTAATATATCTGTTTAAGGATTCTAAATGGGTAGATAACAATTTAATCTATTTTTATAACAATAATGAAATTCAACTTATTGATGAAGTTAGCATATTAAATGATCTGTATAATCTCTGGCAGGCTTATAAA
This region of Deferribacterota bacterium genomic DNA includes:
- a CDS encoding tagaturonate reductase, with the protein product AVVKPRKGSLDKLIAQDCLFTLITAGIEKGEKVYKKEIISSIGEAIDTYYNWQDVLELAKNQNIKVIVTNTTERGICFNASDKYDDVPPESFPAKLTRLLHERYKSSNCADGFIILPLELIENNGSILKDIVLKYIDLWALETDFKDWVTTSNLFINTLVDRIVPGYPSKRAEEIFKEIGYRDNFLTLAETYHLFAIEETDTIKEVLPFHKADINVVFSSDISKYRQLKLRILNGAHTSLATIALLREVQYVKDIFVDEKLNDCLNRIIFNEIIPTLPYDRELVLNFANNVIERFKNPYIEHKWSDIFVNSITKFQIRLFPTINKYYEIYKNFPPLITFSYALLIYLFKDSKWVDNNLIYFYNNNEIQLIDEVSILNDLYNLWQAYKRKEILLDDFLDKILMDQRLCSIESAYIIPFREVIAEKLNILLQKGLNLMG